In the Acropora muricata isolate sample 2 chromosome 1, ASM3666990v1, whole genome shotgun sequence genome, one interval contains:
- the LOC136913056 gene encoding dual serine/threonine and tyrosine protein kinase-like isoform X1, which translates to MATGTTKRIEGIDDIDDIGEMIQVMKGLKISYKGLQTLDQMKDKVRTNLRRTENKPSWTAREAFSILSEAKDEDERKREKLLSFFNYAQQRWEVMDDSILSLLQAKVGNIEVNIDKHKSQLARKEYFLLVAGETSSGKSSLINLIMGEELLPYSVLSTTSTICELKFGTERKIVAHFKDRDPDTGSHAKVIQLQDPNTTSEKQSYLQQISPFVHVKNYRQKGSIYKKIELFWPHDLLQKGIVIIDSPGVGESDIMDEIVTEYLPRAFAFIYTINSANAGGVQKHSLQKLLENVRNTYLKGKWQLPTKCALFVCNKWDQVPEKEDKEVKSHIVKTLQQSWPNLDPATQIIHMSTLNATTGQNLGIVTEEFSSLMEGIKSMVLKGIECRMEMHWRWLDFLLSQIIFRAKAFVSNASRDKEKALVKMTTILQRLGAIETEQNKVMEELKEFLDREVHDSLTQLSNYLSTEDVKMRFTSWTLDDAPKAEMSWVATKNQIEETLSRRLRDVIEQWEEDNKVFSNARESLLTHFKQRYNVVEEQLRNLHRVAVTDIHDDGGPEASDTDSSVTVGQMIFDGVRNAIWIPFSLVAVVIGAPYKAIMALKEKWQHEKKLDRYKEDRRAFMKETSAEYLNRASDFTVLRGFVEEQLREAEVCLERIKATIPELIEADKMLYQRLVQETRGKEHLLHLYQPLLNVAYEHRGNLAVFGFKEVFDEDISCKKLHWEEDESHFLGDGAFGKVYKGTMTKDGANQPVALKLYNEVLHSKNACGILAEVELLRKLNHPCIVKFYGSSLLRDDRGIRVILVMEKCKGTLKNRLVGNSQSCPGKVTNPEVFNAVYNWAIQITEALDYIHKEGIIHRDLKLENILLSEDDKVRVTDVGLSKHAVDITHSLVGTYLYMAPEVFLCEMYEFSADIYSLGIMLWEMWYGQEAFPFITSLEELRQFIVIGGRRPDHDNKCRQPPRYWQALMTRCWKKDPTERPTAKECKEALKKKTS; encoded by the exons ATGGCCACGGGTACAACGAAACGTATTGAAGGGATCGATGACATCGATGACATTGGAGAAATGATTCAAGTAATGAAAGGGCTTAAGATCTCATACAAAGGTTTGCAAACGTTGGATCAAATGAAAGATAAAGTAAGAACAAATCTCCGCCGAACGGAAAATAAGCCAAGTTGGACTGCTAGAGAG GCCTTTTCCATTTTGTCTGAAGCCAAAGACGAAGatgaaaggaaaagagaaaaattactGAGTTTCTTCAATTATGCGCAACAGCGGTGGGAGGTCATGGATGATAGTATCCTCTCACTACTGCAAGCCAAAGTTGGCAACATTGAAGTTAACATCGACAAGCACAAATCACAACTGGCCCGCAAGGAATACTTTCTTCTCGTGGCAG GTGAGACTAGTTCAGGAAAAAGCAGTTTGATCAATCTAATTATGGGAGAAGAACTTCTTCCATATTCTGTTCTTAGTACAACTTCCACCATATGTGAACTTAAGTTTGGAACAGAACGCAAAATTGTAGCCCACTTCAAGGATAGGGATCCAGACACGGGATCTCACGCCAAAGTCATCCAATTACAAGATCCAAACACGACCTCAGAAAAGCAAAGCTACCTTCAACAGATCTCACCTTTTGTCCACGTCAAGAACTATCGCCAGAAGGGCTCAATATACAAGAAGATTGAACTATTTTGGCCTCATGATCTACTACAG AAAGGAATAGTTATTATTGACAGTCCTGGTGTTGGAGAGTCTGACATTATGGACGAGATCGTCACTGAGTATCTCCCGCGAGCGTTTGCTTTTATTTACACTATTAACAGTGCCAATGCCGGAGGAGTTCAGAAACACAGT CTTCAAAAGTTACTGGAAAATGTTAGGAACACCTATCTTAAGGGGAAGTGGCAATTGCCGACAAAGTGTGCCCTTTTCGTTTGCAATAAATGGGACCAAGTACCGGAAAAAGAGGACAAGGAGGTCAAGAGTCACATAGTCAAGACGCTGCAGCAAAGCTGGCCCAACCTCGATCCTGCAACACAAATCATCCACATGTCCACCTTGAATGCCACCACTGGGCAAAACCTTGGTATCGTTACTGAggaattttcttctttgatgGAAGGAATTAAATCCATGGTTTTAAAAGGCATCGAATGCCGGATGGAAATGCATTGGAG GTGGTTGGACTTTCTTCTCTCACAGATAATTTTCCGAGCAAAAGCTTTCGTCTCAAACGCCTccagagataaagaaaaggCATTAGTTAAAATGACAACGATTCTACAACGCTTGGGGGCAATTGAAACAGAGCAAAACAAAGTAATGGAAGAACTTAAAGAATTCTTAGACAGAGAGGTTCATGATTCTCTAACACAGCTCTCTAATTATCTCTCCACGGAAGACGTGAAGATGCGCTTTACCTCATGGACCTTGGACGACGCCCCGAAAGCAGAAATGTCCTGGGTGGCAACTAAAAACCAGATCGAGGAAACGCTTTCACGACGACTTCGAGACGTCATTGAGCAATGGGAAGAGGATAACAAAGTTTTTTCAAATGCCAGAGAATCCCTCCTAACACACTTTAAGCAGCGTTACAATGTTGTCGAGGAGCAGTTGCGGAATCTTCACCGTGTTGCCGTCACTGATATCCATGACGATGGTGGCCCTGAAGCGAGTGACACAGATAGCAGTGTTACAGTTGGCCAAATGATCTTTGATGGAGTTAGAAATGCCATCTGGATTCCGTTCAGTTTAGTTGCTGTGGTGATTGGTGCTCCATATAAAGCCATTATGGCTTTAAAGGAAAAGTGGCAACATGAAAAGAAGTTGGACAGGTACAAAGAAGACAGGCGTGCCTTCATGAAGGAGACGTCAGCAGAATATCTCAACAGAGCCAGTGATTTCACTGTTCTTCGAGGGTTCGTTGAAGAACAACTGCGAGAAGCCGAGGTGTGTCTTGAAAGAATTAAAGCCACCATCCCAGAGCTGATCGAagctgacaaaatgttatatcAGCGACTCGTGCAGGAGACACGTGGGAAAGAGCATCTACTTCATCTCTATCAGCCTTTATTGAACGTTGCATATGAGCATAGAGGCAATCTAGCAGTATTTGGATTCAAGGAAGTGTTTGACGAGGATATCAGCTGCAAAAAATTGCACTGGGAAGAGGATGAATCCCATTTCCTTGGAGATGGTGCGTTTGGTAAAGTGTACAAAGGAACTATGACCAAAGATGGAGCCAACCAACCTGTTGCACTGAAGTTGTACAATGAGGTACTCCATTCAAAGAACGCCTGCGGAATCCTGGCAGAGGTTGAACTTTTGAG AAAATTGAACCATCCTTGCATTGTTAAATTCTACGGGTCATCCCTGCTACGTGATGACAGAGGAATAAGGGTGATTTTAGTCATGGAAAAGTGCAAAGGGACCCTGAAGAATCGACTTGTCGGGAACTCACAAAGTTGTCCAGGAAAAGTAACAAATCCTGAAGTCTTCAACGCTGTTTACAATTGGGCCATACAGATCACCGAAGCTCTGGATTACATACATAAAGAAGGAATTATCCACAGAGACCTTAAGCTGGAAAACATCTTG TTATCAGAAGACGACAAAGTGAGGGTCACGGACGTTGGTTTATCCAAACATGCCGTTGACATAACACACTCTTTGGTAGGAACGTATCTTTACATGGCACCTGAGGTGTTTCTTTGCGAGATGTACGAATTCAGTGCAGATATCTACAGTTTGGGGATTATGCTGTGGGAGATGTGGTATGGGCAAGAGGCCTTTCCGTTTATCACATCTTTGGAAGAGCTTCGCCAATTCATTGTGATAGGAGGTCGTCGTCCAGACCATGACAACAAATGCCGGCAACCTCCTCGTTACTGGCAAGCGCTAATGACTAGGTGCTGGAAAAAAGATCCAACTGAGCGACCCACAGCGAAAGAATGCAAAGAAGCTTTGAAGAAGAAGACGTCATAG
- the LOC136913056 gene encoding uncharacterized protein isoform X2, translating to MVRKMNTWPRSEGETSSGKSSLINLIMGEELLPYSVLSTTSTICELKFGTERKIVAHFKDRDPDTGSHAKVIQLQDPNTTSEKQSYLQQISPFVHVKNYRQKGSIYKKIELFWPHDLLQKGIVIIDSPGVGESDIMDEIVTEYLPRAFAFIYTINSANAGGVQKHSLQKLLENVRNTYLKGKWQLPTKCALFVCNKWDQVPEKEDKEVKSHIVKTLQQSWPNLDPATQIIHMSTLNATTGQNLGIVTEEFSSLMEGIKSMVLKGIECRMEMHWRWLDFLLSQIIFRAKAFVSNASRDKEKALVKMTTILQRLGAIETEQNKVMEELKEFLDREVHDSLTQLSNYLSTEDVKMRFTSWTLDDAPKAEMSWVATKNQIEETLSRRLRDVIEQWEEDNKVFSNARESLLTHFKQRYNVVEEQLRNLHRVAVTDIHDDGGPEASDTDSSVTVGQMIFDGVRNAIWIPFSLVAVVIGAPYKAIMALKEKWQHEKKLDRYKEDRRAFMKETSAEYLNRASDFTVLRGFVEEQLREAEVCLERIKATIPELIEADKMLYQRLVQETRGKEHLLHLYQPLLNVAYEHRGNLAVFGFKEVFDEDISCKKLHWEEDESHFLGDGAFGKVYKGTMTKDGANQPVALKLYNEVLHSKNACGILAEVELLRKLNHPCIVKFYGSSLLRDDRGIRVILVMEKCKGTLKNRLVGNSQSCPGKVTNPEVFNAVYNWAIQITEALDYIHKEGIIHRDLKLENILLSEDDKVRVTDVGLSKHAVDITHSLVGTYLYMAPEVFLCEMYEFSADIYSLGIMLWEMWYGQEAFPFITSLEELRQFIVIGGRRPDHDNKCRQPPRYWQALMTRCWKKDPTERPTAKECKEALKKKTS from the exons AtggtccgaaaaatgaacactTGGCCAAGAAGCGAAG GTGAGACTAGTTCAGGAAAAAGCAGTTTGATCAATCTAATTATGGGAGAAGAACTTCTTCCATATTCTGTTCTTAGTACAACTTCCACCATATGTGAACTTAAGTTTGGAACAGAACGCAAAATTGTAGCCCACTTCAAGGATAGGGATCCAGACACGGGATCTCACGCCAAAGTCATCCAATTACAAGATCCAAACACGACCTCAGAAAAGCAAAGCTACCTTCAACAGATCTCACCTTTTGTCCACGTCAAGAACTATCGCCAGAAGGGCTCAATATACAAGAAGATTGAACTATTTTGGCCTCATGATCTACTACAG AAAGGAATAGTTATTATTGACAGTCCTGGTGTTGGAGAGTCTGACATTATGGACGAGATCGTCACTGAGTATCTCCCGCGAGCGTTTGCTTTTATTTACACTATTAACAGTGCCAATGCCGGAGGAGTTCAGAAACACAGT CTTCAAAAGTTACTGGAAAATGTTAGGAACACCTATCTTAAGGGGAAGTGGCAATTGCCGACAAAGTGTGCCCTTTTCGTTTGCAATAAATGGGACCAAGTACCGGAAAAAGAGGACAAGGAGGTCAAGAGTCACATAGTCAAGACGCTGCAGCAAAGCTGGCCCAACCTCGATCCTGCAACACAAATCATCCACATGTCCACCTTGAATGCCACCACTGGGCAAAACCTTGGTATCGTTACTGAggaattttcttctttgatgGAAGGAATTAAATCCATGGTTTTAAAAGGCATCGAATGCCGGATGGAAATGCATTGGAG GTGGTTGGACTTTCTTCTCTCACAGATAATTTTCCGAGCAAAAGCTTTCGTCTCAAACGCCTccagagataaagaaaaggCATTAGTTAAAATGACAACGATTCTACAACGCTTGGGGGCAATTGAAACAGAGCAAAACAAAGTAATGGAAGAACTTAAAGAATTCTTAGACAGAGAGGTTCATGATTCTCTAACACAGCTCTCTAATTATCTCTCCACGGAAGACGTGAAGATGCGCTTTACCTCATGGACCTTGGACGACGCCCCGAAAGCAGAAATGTCCTGGGTGGCAACTAAAAACCAGATCGAGGAAACGCTTTCACGACGACTTCGAGACGTCATTGAGCAATGGGAAGAGGATAACAAAGTTTTTTCAAATGCCAGAGAATCCCTCCTAACACACTTTAAGCAGCGTTACAATGTTGTCGAGGAGCAGTTGCGGAATCTTCACCGTGTTGCCGTCACTGATATCCATGACGATGGTGGCCCTGAAGCGAGTGACACAGATAGCAGTGTTACAGTTGGCCAAATGATCTTTGATGGAGTTAGAAATGCCATCTGGATTCCGTTCAGTTTAGTTGCTGTGGTGATTGGTGCTCCATATAAAGCCATTATGGCTTTAAAGGAAAAGTGGCAACATGAAAAGAAGTTGGACAGGTACAAAGAAGACAGGCGTGCCTTCATGAAGGAGACGTCAGCAGAATATCTCAACAGAGCCAGTGATTTCACTGTTCTTCGAGGGTTCGTTGAAGAACAACTGCGAGAAGCCGAGGTGTGTCTTGAAAGAATTAAAGCCACCATCCCAGAGCTGATCGAagctgacaaaatgttatatcAGCGACTCGTGCAGGAGACACGTGGGAAAGAGCATCTACTTCATCTCTATCAGCCTTTATTGAACGTTGCATATGAGCATAGAGGCAATCTAGCAGTATTTGGATTCAAGGAAGTGTTTGACGAGGATATCAGCTGCAAAAAATTGCACTGGGAAGAGGATGAATCCCATTTCCTTGGAGATGGTGCGTTTGGTAAAGTGTACAAAGGAACTATGACCAAAGATGGAGCCAACCAACCTGTTGCACTGAAGTTGTACAATGAGGTACTCCATTCAAAGAACGCCTGCGGAATCCTGGCAGAGGTTGAACTTTTGAG AAAATTGAACCATCCTTGCATTGTTAAATTCTACGGGTCATCCCTGCTACGTGATGACAGAGGAATAAGGGTGATTTTAGTCATGGAAAAGTGCAAAGGGACCCTGAAGAATCGACTTGTCGGGAACTCACAAAGTTGTCCAGGAAAAGTAACAAATCCTGAAGTCTTCAACGCTGTTTACAATTGGGCCATACAGATCACCGAAGCTCTGGATTACATACATAAAGAAGGAATTATCCACAGAGACCTTAAGCTGGAAAACATCTTG TTATCAGAAGACGACAAAGTGAGGGTCACGGACGTTGGTTTATCCAAACATGCCGTTGACATAACACACTCTTTGGTAGGAACGTATCTTTACATGGCACCTGAGGTGTTTCTTTGCGAGATGTACGAATTCAGTGCAGATATCTACAGTTTGGGGATTATGCTGTGGGAGATGTGGTATGGGCAAGAGGCCTTTCCGTTTATCACATCTTTGGAAGAGCTTCGCCAATTCATTGTGATAGGAGGTCGTCGTCCAGACCATGACAACAAATGCCGGCAACCTCCTCGTTACTGGCAAGCGCTAATGACTAGGTGCTGGAAAAAAGATCCAACTGAGCGACCCACAGCGAAAGAATGCAAAGAAGCTTTGAAGAAGAAGACGTCATAG